A segment of the Acidimicrobiales bacterium genome:
CGCCCGCCGACGGGCTGCCGGCGCGAGTCCGCCGCCCGGTCCTGCAGCGCGCCACCGACTCGTCCTTCCGGCTGCCCGACGCCCTCGACGACCGGCTCCGCGCCGTCGACCGCCTGCTCACCCGGGGCGACGCCGCCGCGGTCGGCCCGGCTCTCGACCAGCTCGGCGTCTCGCACCTGGTGATCCGGCGTGACGCTCCCGGGCGGGTGGTGGCCACGGCCGCCCGGTTGCGGGGCTGGCGGCCCCTGGCCCAGTCCGACGTGGCCGACGTCTTCGAGCGGGTGCGCCCGGCACCGCTGGTCGACGTCCTGCCGGCCGACGCCGACGGCGTCCCGCCCCGCCTGGCCTGGGCCCGCCACGACGCCGCGCACTACGAGGTCGACGTCCGCGCCTCGGGCGGCGGCCCGTTCGTGCTCACCCTGGCCGATACGTTCGGCGCCGGCTGGCAGGTCAGCGGCCTGCCGCCCACCTGGTCGGCCCGCCACGGCGTGGTCGACGGCTACGCCAACGGCTGGCGCATCGAGGGCGAGGGCACGGCCACCCTGCACCTCCGCCACCGCCCCACCCAGCTGGCCCAGATCGCCGCCCTGGTGTCCGTCGCCGCCCTCGCCGCCGCCGTCCTCCTGGCGCTGCGGAACTGGGCCCAAAACGGGCGTGACCCCGCTCCCGGAGGAACGGGGTCACGTGGGTGTGGTGACGCGCACCTTACATGATCATCGCGGTGTGCGCTTGTCGACCAGCTCCGCAACACGGAAAGCGAGATCCAGCGACTGACGGCCGTTGAGCCGGGGGTCGCACATGGTCTCGTAGCGGTCGTCGAGGTCGGCGTGGCCGAGCGCGTCGCCGCCCCCGATGCACTCGGTCACGTCCTCGCCGGTCAGCTCGATGTGCACGCCGCCCGGCCACGTCCCGCAGGCCTGGTGGGCGGCGAAGAAGCCCGCCAGCTCGGTCATGACGTCGTCGAAGTCGCGGGTCTTGCGGCCCGTGTCCGACGTGAAGGTGTTGCCGTGCATCGGGTCGCAGGTCCACACCACCGGGTGCCCGGCGTCGCGCACGGCGGTCAGCAGCGGCGGCAGCTTCTCCTGCACGGCCGCGGCTCCCATCCGGGAGATCAGCGTGAGCCGCCCCGGCACCCGCCCCGGGTTGAGCTGCTCGCACAGCGCCAGGATCTCGTCCGGCGTCACCGACGGCCCGATCTTGCACCCGATCGGGTTGCCGACCCCCCGCAGGAACTCGACGTGGGCGCCGTCGACCTGGCGGGTGCGCTCACCGATCCAGAGCATGTGCGCCGAGCAGTCGTACCAGTCGCCCGTGAGCGAGTCCTCCCTGGTCAGCGCCTCCTCGTAGCCGAGGATCAGCGCCTCGTGGCTGGTGAAGAAGTCGACCTCGTGGAGGTTCTGCTGGCTCTGCGTGTCGATCCCGCAGGCCCGCATGAAGCTCATCGCCCGCTCGATGTCGTCGGCGAGCCGCTCGTAGCGCCGCCCCGACGGGCTCGAGGCCACGAACTCCTGGTTCCACTGGTGCACGCGGCCCAGGTCGGCGAAGCCACCCTTGGTGAAGGCCCGGAGCAGGTTCAACGTGGATGCCGACTGGTGGTAGGCGCGAACCAGCCGGTCCGGGTCGGGGATGCGGGCCGACGCGTCGGGGTCGCTGCCGTTGACCATGTGCCCCCGGAAC
Coding sequences within it:
- a CDS encoding 3-deoxy-7-phosphoheptulonate synthase class II, whose amino-acid sequence is MTDPWSPSTWRLRPAAQQPPWPDPEALERVLKDLAAVPPLVFAGEARALTSHLAQVANGQAFLLQAGDCAESFDAFSADGIRDKLKIVLQMAVVLTYSTGVPVIKVGRIAGQFAKPRSADFETIDGQQLPSFRGHMVNGSDPDASARIPDPDRLVRAYHQSASTLNLLRAFTKGGFADLGRVHQWNQEFVASSPSGRRYERLADDIERAMSFMRACGIDTQSQQNLHEVDFFTSHEALILGYEEALTREDSLTGDWYDCSAHMLWIGERTRQVDGAHVEFLRGVGNPIGCKIGPSVTPDEILALCEQLNPGRVPGRLTLISRMGAAAVQEKLPPLLTAVRDAGHPVVWTCDPMHGNTFTSDTGRKTRDFDDVMTELAGFFAAHQACGTWPGGVHIELTGEDVTECIGGGDALGHADLDDRYETMCDPRLNGRQSLDLAFRVAELVDKRTPR